AATGGCCCCATGAAGAAAACAAGCCTCTTTCTGACACCTGCACCTTTTCAACCCCTGCTCCAACAGGCAGCAAGCCAAAGTCACGGATTTCTTTCCAGTCTGCTCTGACACCAATTTTAAAATACTTAAATATCGGCAACAAATCTCCAGAAAGTTCAACACATGAAAATAATCGTCGTCAGACACTTTCTCTTTTCTCCTTTGGTGCAGCCACAGCAGATTGTCAAAAATCAACAAAAGGTTCTGTCCAACAGTTAAACTCAGATCCCCCTAGTAGCTATTCTGGGCAATTATTCAGTGATATGGATGGTCCTGTGTCCTTCCTAGGTGACGAATGCTTGCCAGAAGTGACCCTATTTGATTCTATGTGTGATTCTACCATACAGCTTACTAGAAATGACTCCCCTGCTCCTGACAGCGCACCTGCAACTTCTGCAAGCACAAGCCCTAAAATAAATATTCCTGAAATTCATCCTCCTGATCTTTCACAACATATGGCAACAACAGAGATTACAGACCCAGATGTCAAAATGATTGATGCCTCTCAGAACAAGCATGCTCCGGTCCCCTGGCTGATACTTGACAAATTCTTGCCAGAAATTACTCTCCTTGATGTTACACGTGATTCACCATTATCATCAGGAGAACAGACCACCTCCATGGATGTGACTCAGGCTCTTCCTCCGCTTGATTTGAAACGCGACAGGTCTTTTAATGGAATGGAAAGTGGAAAAATCGCGGCACAGCCTAGCAGTTCAGATGTCATCTCGGGCGAAAAATTGCTAAGTACAAGTGTACAATCCGACAAGTGTGTGGGGGAAAGCacagcaaaaacctctttggATATTACTATGGGAAGTGTTTTGGAAAATAGCAAGTCTTCATCAGAGCCCAGTGAATGTAATATAGAGACGAGTCAAGCATCGGCAGGGGATACACTTGGGAAAAATCCTGCTAATGTTACTCGAGAAATAATATCTTCTAGTGACATACCTGCAGACTCTAATGTGGAGTGCAGTGCTAATCAAAAAGTTACCTCAGAGATCCGGGAAGAGCCTGTGGAGTTTTCTGATAAACCTGAAGCTATCATTAAAGACCTGATTGCCAGCCATGAAGCAAAGTCAGCCAACGAGCCCAGTGGACAAAATATGAAGATGAGCTCAACATCACCTGATGATACATTCAGCAGTCAACCAGCTAATGTTACACATGACACAACCTCGTCCAATGACACGTCAGCTCAGAGTGTAAGGTCTACATCGAATAGGGAGTGTAGTAGTAGTCAAAAGGACGCCCCCTCAGAACTTGTGGAATCTTGTCACAAAGTAAACGATGAGTTGAAAAACTATGCGACACAGCCAAACCCAAAAGCATCAAACTCCGGGAATGGAACATTTAATGTCGTGCAGGCCGCTGATCTGAGCGTGTCTAATGATTTAAATACTACTGCTTCAGTTTCCCACTTTCAGAATAAGACACTTGATCTTCCTCCATTTAATGTAAGCTGCACCAAAGATGGGACTTCAGGTCAGGCAGGTTTTGGCACCACTGAAACATCCCCCATCACAAATCAAAATTGCTCATCTTTAAAGGAATGTGCTCCATTTGCTGTGCAGAACGCCACCTTTGAAAAGCATTCTCTGCATAAAAGCAGTGGCAGCACAGTATTAGGGGAAGACCTCAAGAACAACACCTTTGATTCTCAACCACCTTCCAAGAAGAGCGACACAATAACTTTGTTGGAAACGGTCCAGAGTGAAAGTAGCCAAATTTCTTCAAAGCCTAATAGCACAAAAACTCTGACAGAAATGAGCTCATGTGAcggtcaccaaagtgcttccaAGCCAAATGGAACAATAACTTTATCAGAGGTGAACCCGAGTGACGATCACCACAATACCTCCAGGCCCAATGGCACCATAACTTTGTCAGAAACAAGCTCATGCAACATCCGCCCGGGGTCTTCAGACAAGCCCTCCACACCTGAAGTCAGTAATCTAACCACCAGCCCTAAAGACAACAATATTGACATTGCCCCTGATCTATCAAAGCATAATGTTACGACAGATGCTAAGGACCATAGTGGCAAGGAGGTTGAAACCCATGATGACGCTTCTGGCAGTGGTAGCTGTGAGACTAAAGATCTTTCAGGTCTGCCTGTGGTGGGCGGGCTCTCCGATTCTTTAAACCGTCAAAGCTTTGGTACAGTGAACCTCAAAGCCAAGTGTTTCAATTTGGATGACACCCTGGATTTAAAGGCAGACTGTTTGATTACTTCAACACCAATGACTAAATGTACAATGTTCAACTTGAACACTGAGCAAGTTGAGGGCTTACACCTAGCAGTACAGAAGAAGCTGTACACAGATGGTCCCAGGAAGCCAGCTGATCAGGTGCCATCAGACCCATCAAACCTTGTCTGTGACCGTAAAACAATCTTGAAACAGCCAGCTGCTAAATCCCTTTGCCCTCCCCCAAAAGCTGGAGCTCAGCTGATGAAATCAAAGTCACATTCCTCAATTCCAGCCAGGTTGAATACAGTGGCATCCAACTTACctacgaaaagacaaagaaccCAAGCTGAAGCTTCAAGAAACACTGCTGCCACTGCCCCTGATGCACCCCAGGGGGTAGGACTTAAATGTTTGCAAAATGTTGATATTACCATCTGAGAAAATGAACACAGGTTGAACCTATTAGTTATTATTTgttccattttattttgtactgaTTAAAAGCTGTACATCCATGTACTTGACAGTCTGTCGTTAACGTCCTCTtttcgtgtgtgtgtatttaagacCACAGGAGTAACATCCTGCTACAACCTGCGTGCTACAGCAACAGGTAGGAAGTGTATACCTTTGTTTTTAGATAGGTTTGCATAGGTCCCAGTTTTGTTATTCCCATAATCATGTGTTTAATAACCTCAGTGTAACTATGTACTGTATCTGTGTGTTCGCACGGTGCGTCCGGGGCATCTCTGTCTTCCCCTTTGTACCAATACCAGGATCCAAGCTGCCCGCTTGTGGCTCACAAAGATCGCAGTTTAGTGGAATCCCATCAGGGATCCAGAGAGCTACTATGTGTCTTAGGCCACCTTTAACAAGAAGCAATACAGCAATTTCTTCAAGTACCGACAAGCTCTGTGGACCTACAGGTACTCACACATTTGTCAAACTGTATCTGTACATTAGAAAGTTTCAATTTGCCCTCACTTCAGATACACAGTAAAGTTGCCTTTCTTCTGATACtcgaggggggaaaaaattgaTAAAAATGCAGCTGATGCCAAACTTCTATGTGTTTTCTGGTTTAATATTGCCTTCTTGTTCTTGAGTGTAACTAGTGGTTTTACACCTCATTGTAAACTCTCTGTATTTCCATTTATAAATGGCTTCTCTTGACTGGAGGTCTTGACAATGATCCTCTACTTCCTCCAGCGTGTTGTGGACTTTGGTAGATGTTGtgaagttgttttgtttttaaccatggaaataattctgtgaTCATCTGCTTTAgttgtcttctgtggtctttcaggCTTTTTATAGAGAAGGAAATTACTGTGGAAATGTATCTGATTTTTGTGAAAGAtgtgttcatttatttttctgtaacgGTTTCTCCTTTTTGTCTACATAGCAACTAACCCTGTGACCAAGACTTCACAAGCAAAGAAGCACCCTCTAACCAGAGCTGACAGTTTGCTAGTgtcaaagaggaagaaaatgggtaaataaataagaaaatcatGCTCTAGTATTGCAGCCTTTTTAACAGCTTTGTTTGGTATTTTTGGTATTTGCATGAAGCTTGAAACCTAAGTGTAAGTGTACAGTCatgtagatttttcttttttccaccctTTGCAGATGCTTCTGATCCATGCAATAGTGTCGGAGCTCCAGTATCTGCCAGTGATGCTACAAACAAAGCGACAATCCTCAAGCAGCCCAGTAAGAGAGCTTTGCCTGCCAAAGCTCAAGGAGAAGGTATGTTGCAAATTTACTGGAATTTCTGCACTTGAAACTTGTGACATGGTTTGAACTTTATCTAAGTCACAGGTATAGAACAGTACTTCACTGTGTTTTCTAAAGATAAACTAATCAGTGCAGATTTCCTGATATGCCAAAGGGTTTGTTGGCTTTTTCCACTAACTGTTGGGCAGTTGGCCAAAGTTTGATGTGATTTATGCTGCTGAACAGCTTCACGAGCGCAGTAACCTGTAGTGAACTCCTGTGGTGCTTTCATGCTTTAAGAGGCTGCAGTGCCAGCATGTATGAGTGAACCCTCAAAAGCGTGTAATGCTCCCAACAGAGCCAGGCCCCTGAAACAGCCTGGAATCAGCAATAAAGCACCACTACCTAAAACCCAAATCCACAGTAAGTTGAGAGTGCTGAGGAGACAAGTCTCAGCTGTGTAATTTCTAGTGGACTGTTGGTACTCAGAACCAATTtggttgttttgtgtttattaaaaTCACGTGTTCATGTTGTCTGAAGGTTACTTTTACTctgtgttgttattattatgtgtTAATTGGATTTTAATTTCATGTCATACAATTGTGAACATTAaacgacaacaacaactaaCACAAGATTGTTAAGTCCTATGTATTCATACAATGTCCCAGTATATCAATTGCTATTTAAAGACAATGGTGAAAATAATTAGCATAGACTGTAAATTGTGGGCGTTACAATTTCCCATTTGTCCTCTTTAATTAATGATGCAAACTGTTTTTCAGGTTGCGCAAAATGTGCTGAGCTTGAAGAACAACTTAAACTGATAtcagaagaaaacacaaggcTGAAAGAAGGTATCAGATGGCCTGTTACTGTGGTTATATGGGTCTAAATTGTAGAAATTATTAAGAAGTCAGGAGACATTACAACTTGAAGAATTTGGACTTTACTCAATCAAATCATATCATATACTCAGTATTATCAAGtgatcctcttttttttttttttcctttttggttaTGTTATTTATGTTACACAAGCAATCTTTTATTGTAAGAACATAATTaagttttcctctttttctcttctaGAGTTGCTGAAATACACTAAACAAGATGTCCCAGTGAAATCCCGGTGTTAATACTTTAAAGCAtatctgctgtttttaaatgttaataatTACGTAAAATAATTTACTCACTAAAgtagaaatgttttttgtttttttctattttgcagTGAGGATGAgattttgtctgtttgtgtgtttaacatTACACTGTTTATTTTCAACTCTAATAAATTTAATAAtatgtgttggtctttcatttGGTTGGTCTAACACTTTGGAGAGTGCTCTGCTGGGAGGACACATTTGAACacctttttttcagtatttggaAATTTCAGTCTTTGCGATTTAGAATTACTGTACTCAAATACTGATACTCATTGTCAAGCTGCCGGgtataaataaaacatcagcATATTCAACACGCATAGCTACTGGCATTCCACCACTGAAATTAAATATTGTATAATAGATTAATATTCTattgttaaaaatattgaatttcCAGTGAAACCCTGTGACTTTGGATATCTTTATCTCAGGTTATTCAACACACTGGTATATCTCCATAAATACAAGAATACAGTGTAGGCAAATATTTACCATGCACTGCGACTTAAAAGCAAGGTTTTCCAATACAATATTATATAAAGGTAGAGTTGTTAAAACTTTACCCGTATGTAATGCTTTCACTGTTACTTTTGTCCAGTTTTGCTGGTGTAATCCCTTTCCTCGGAAGCAGTGGTGAACCAGCTAAGGAAAAAGTGGAGACCAACGAttcgttttttttctccaaactcCCGTGAGAACAACAGAATGGGATTTTTAAATGCACTGTTTCAGCCGCTGAGTGGCGCTGTGAGCGGAGAGCCTTCAGTGCTGCGGACTATTCACGTTGTTGATCATCAGAGTACTTCCTGTTCTGACGAAATTGCCCGGTAAGAGTGCTGCAcgcattttcttttccttcgaCAAGAAAACTGGATTTTTAAACAGCTCAAACTAAACACCGCGGAATAACTTTTACTAGGTTGTAGGTGAGTTTAATTCACTAAGTGTGcgacttttttgtattttcgtTTATTTGCCGTGAAAGCATTCTGGGTAAGGCGTGTAAGCCCAACTGCAACTtggttttcatttcttttgtcGACTGTAATCCAGTCTGTTTGCTAGCATTAGGCTAATATTCTGCGGTATAGACGCATTTAAGTGTCAGCACTATAAGGCCGGTGGACGTTTTTCTggaaaataattaaaacatttaagtttaaaaactgcctatatttaaactgctataaataacttgttggtctataatatgtgaaacatatatCAAATGTATCACTCATGAATGATATCAAGTCATCTTGAGCGACAAACAACATTCCTctaacaaggtagaagccgcaatcagtttttggcaatgACTTTTATAAATCCTGTATTTtcgcagttaaaaaaaattcttgttGACTTTAAAAATGCCTCTTTTAAGAGTAATCTGGCCAAGAGGACAGCTGAGATTGCAACAAATACAACAATAGTtctgtaaacatattttaagtGGACAAAAGGGACTTGATTgattataatgtaagtacaataacACAGTTATAATGATACTTGAGAAAcgggtatttttttaaattttatatataaCTCCTTTGTAATACCTGTTCACCAAAGTCTTTTTAGCAACATACCTAActatattacacataaaaaatacacggaaacattggaaatcagtttttggcaggcaatcagtttttggcacaacaccagtGTTTCAGATTGACTGGTGATGGtcaaacagatgtgtggcaAACTTGCTTTTCAGGAGCCGCTACCGATAAACCAGCAAAAGCATCAAACTCTGGGAATGGGACATTTAATGTCATGCAGGCCGCTAATCTGAGCATGTCTAATGATTTAAATACTACTGCTTCAGTTTCCTACTCTCAGAATAAGACACCTGATCTTTCTCCATTTATTGTAAGCTGCACCAAAGCTGGGACAGGAACTTCAGGTCCGGCAGCTTTTGGCACCACTGAAACATCCCACATCAAAATTGCTCATCTGTAAGGCAATGTGCTCCATTTGCATCCTCTGCATAAATGCAGTGGCAGCACTGTATTAGGGGAAGACCTCAAGAACAACACTTTTGATTCTCAACCACCTTCCAAGAAGAGTGACACAATAACTTTGTTGGAAACGGTCCAGAGTGAAAGTAGCCAAATTGCTTCAAAGCCTAATAGCACAATAACTGACAGAAATGAGCTCATGTGACGGTCACCAAAGTGTTTCCAAGCCAAATGGAACAATAACTTTATCAGAGGTGAACCCAAATGACAGTCACCACAATACCTCCAGGCCCAATGGCACCATAACTTTGTCAGAAACAAGCTCGTGCAACATCCGCCCGAGGTCTTCAGACAAGCCCTCCACACCTGAAGTCAGTAATCTAACCACCAGCCCtaaagacaacaattctgaagTCGTCCCGATCTATCAAAGCATAATGTGACACAGATGCCAAGGACCATAGTGGCAAGGAGGTTGAATCCCATGATGACGCTTCTGGCAGTGGCAGCTGTGAGACTAAAGATCTTTCAGGTCTGCCTGTGGTGGGCGGGCTCTCCGATTCTTTAAACCGTCAAAGCTTTGGTACAGTGAACCTCAAAGCCAAGTGTTTCAATTTGGATGACACCCTGGATTTAAAGGCAGACTGTTTGATTACTTCAACACCAATGACTAAATGTACAATGTTCAACTTGAACACTAAGAAAGTTGAGGGCTTACACCTAGGAGCACAGAAGAAGCTGAGGATGCAGAACACATTGAGCGATCCACAGCTAAGGAAAAGCCTTATCTGCAGTAACTTCATTCAGCAACCTGACTTTAGATAAATTACTCTGACaacatagtttttctttcagattgAATGCACCTGCTGTGGAGAGTGGTACCGCACAGTGTGTGTTGACTTTTCTTGTGCAGAGAGCGATTACAGATGTAATCTGGTTGTAGGCTATGGCAGTTGGCCACAGGTGGCAGCAGTGAGCTGTTCTCCATTTGAGACTGCTCCAGCTACTATGTGATACGTCAGTGGATCCAGCTACAAAATAGAGGTCATATGTAATTTGGGGAAATTAACTTATGAATATTCTTAACTTAGAAAgttgactttttaaaatgaactcacctaaaaactccaaaacacatgacaCACCAACTGGCACACAAGAGTTACTCACTTTCACAAGGTCTACTTAATCACACTGACTCTATTGCTTACTAATTATTGTCTAACTGCTGTACATTTACTGTATGTCCTATCTCCTCACAAATGTTTGTTAAATTAACCAAACAGTTCTCGCTAGCTGTGCTAATCAGTTATCCcatcatttcaaatgtttttcagAGAAAACACTATGAGACTATGATAAGAGGATGTG
Above is a genomic segment from Maylandia zebra isolate NMK-2024a linkage group LG8, Mzebra_GT3a, whole genome shotgun sequence containing:
- the LOC101464131 gene encoding uncharacterized protein LOC101464131; its protein translation is MANKPTGRGLYIRENPDADECCENIPPGGTVKAGTSKLKWPHEENKPLSDTCTFSTPAPTGSKPKSRISFQSALTPILKYLNIGNKSPESSTHENNRRQTLSLFSFGAATADCQKSTKGSVQQLNSDPPSSYSGQLFSDMDGPVSFLGDECLPEVTLFDSMCDSTIQLTRNDSPAPDSAPATSASTSPKINIPEIHPPDLSQHMATTEITDPDVKMIDASQNKHAPVPWLILDKFLPEITLLDVTRDSPLSSGEQTTSMDVTQALPPLDLKRDRSFNGMESGKIAAQPSSSDVISGEKLLSTSVQSDKCVGESTAKTSLDITMGSVLENSKSSSEPSECNIETSQASAGDTLGKNPANVTREIISSSDIPADSNVECSANQKVTSEIREEPVEFSDKPEAIIKDLIASHEAKSANEPSGQNMKMSSTSPDDTFSSQPANVTHDTTSSNDTSAQSVRSTSNRECSSSQKDAPSELVESCHKVNDELKNYATQPNPKASNSGNGTFNVVQAADLSVSNDLNTTASVSHFQNKTLDLPPFNVSCTKDGTSGQAGFGTTETSPITNQNCSSLKECAPFAVQNATFEKHSLHKSSGSTVLGEDLKNNTFDSQPPSKKSDTITLLETVQSESSQISSKPNSTKTLTEMSSCDGHQSASKPNGTITLSEVNPSDDHHNTSRPNGTITLSETSSCNIRPGSSDKPSTPEVSNLTTSPKDNNIDIAPDLSKHNVTTDAKDHSGKEVETHDDASGSGSCETKDLSGLPVVGGLSDSLNRQSFGTVNLKAKCFNLDDTLDLKADCLITSTPMTKCTMFNLNTEQVEGLHLAVQKKLYTDGPRKPADQVPSDPSNLVCDRKTILKQPAAKSLCPPPKAGAQLMKSKSHSSIPARLNTVASNLPTKRQRTQAEASRNTAATAPDAPQGTTGVTSCYNLRATATGSKLPACGSQRSQFSGIPSGIQRATMCLRPPLTRSNTAISSSTDKLCGPTATNPVTKTSQAKKHPLTRADSLLVSKRKKMDASDPCNSVGAPVSASDATNKATILKQPSKRALPAKAQGEGCAKCAELEEQLKLISEENTRLKEELLKYTKQDVPVKSRC